The following coding sequences are from one Geodermatophilus normandii window:
- a CDS encoding LLM class F420-dependent oxidoreductase, with amino-acid sequence MRIGIQASYAGGFQETAAEIVDLEAAGLDLAMCAEVYTFDAVSQLGYLAAVTQRVELMSAILPIYSRTPALTAMTAAGLDFVSGGRFTLGLGASGPQVIEGWHGVPYDAPLQRTREVVEICRQVWRRDRLVHEGPKYTVPLPAEQGTGLGKPLKLINTPVRERIPVMLAALGPKNVELAAEIAEVWEPIWFMPERADDVWGDSLRAGKAKRDAELGDLQVICGVPVAIGEDVDHLHDLVRPQLALYVGGMGARGKNFYNDLARRYGYEEAAETVQDLYLGGRKDEAAAALPDDFVRKVSLIGPESYVAERVAAYAEAGVTTLALQPLDDSREGRLRTVETMRRLADG; translated from the coding sequence GTGCGCATCGGCATCCAGGCCAGTTACGCGGGCGGTTTCCAGGAGACGGCGGCGGAGATCGTCGACCTGGAGGCCGCGGGGCTCGACCTCGCGATGTGCGCGGAGGTCTACACCTTCGACGCCGTCAGCCAGCTCGGGTACCTGGCCGCCGTCACGCAGCGGGTCGAGCTGATGAGCGCCATCCTGCCCATCTACAGCCGCACGCCGGCCCTGACGGCGATGACCGCGGCCGGCCTGGACTTCGTCTCCGGCGGCCGGTTCACCCTGGGGCTGGGCGCCTCGGGCCCGCAGGTGATCGAGGGCTGGCACGGCGTCCCCTACGACGCGCCGCTGCAGCGCACGCGCGAGGTCGTGGAGATCTGCCGCCAGGTGTGGCGCCGCGACCGGCTGGTGCACGAGGGCCCGAAGTACACCGTTCCGCTGCCGGCCGAGCAGGGCACCGGCCTGGGCAAGCCGCTCAAGCTCATCAACACCCCGGTCCGCGAGCGGATCCCCGTGATGCTGGCCGCGCTCGGCCCGAAGAACGTGGAGCTGGCCGCCGAGATCGCCGAGGTGTGGGAGCCGATCTGGTTCATGCCGGAGCGCGCCGACGACGTCTGGGGCGACTCGCTGCGGGCCGGGAAGGCCAAGCGCGACGCCGAGCTCGGCGACCTGCAGGTCATCTGCGGCGTGCCGGTGGCCATCGGCGAGGACGTCGACCACCTGCACGACCTCGTCCGACCGCAGCTGGCGCTCTACGTCGGCGGCATGGGGGCCAGGGGCAAGAACTTCTACAACGACCTGGCGCGGCGCTACGGGTACGAGGAGGCGGCCGAGACGGTCCAGGACCTCTACCTGGGCGGCCGGAAGGACGAGGCGGCCGCGGCGCTGCCCGACGACTTCGTGCGCAAGGTGTCGCTCATCGGCCCCGAGTCCTACGTCGCCGAGCGGGTGGCCGCGTATGCCGAGGCCGGCGTCACGACGCTGGCGCTGCAGCCGCTCGACGACAGCCGTGAGGGCCGGCTGCGCACCGTGGAGACCATGCGCCGCCTGGCCGACGGGTAG
- the rpsL gene encoding 30S ribosomal protein S12: MPTINQLVRKGREDKVEKTKTPALKGSPQRRGVCTRVYTTTPKKPNSALRKVARVRLTSGIEVTAYIPGVGHNLQEHSMVLVRGGRVKDLPGVRYKIIRGSLDTQGVRNRKQARSRYGAKKEKS; encoded by the coding sequence ATGCCCACGATCAACCAGCTGGTCCGAAAGGGCCGCGAGGACAAGGTCGAGAAGACCAAGACCCCGGCGCTGAAGGGCTCCCCTCAGCGTCGCGGCGTGTGCACCCGCGTGTACACGACGACGCCGAAGAAGCCGAACTCGGCGCTGCGCAAGGTCGCTCGCGTCCGCCTCACCAGTGGCATCGAGGTGACCGCCTACATCCCGGGCGTCGGCCACAACCTGCAGGAGCACTCGATGGTGCTCGTGCGCGGCGGCCGCGTGAAGGACCTCCCGGGTGTGCGCTACAAGATCATCCGTGGCTCGCTGGACACCCAGGGTGTCCGCAACCGCAAGCAGGCTCGCAGCCGGTACGGCGCGAAGAAGGAGAAGAGCTAA
- the rpsG gene encoding 30S ribosomal protein S7: MPRKGPAPRRPLVADPVYQSPLVTQLVNKVLVDGKRSVAEAIVYGALEGARAKTDTDPVVTLKRALDNVKPALEVRSRRVGGATYQVPVEVRASRSTTLGLRWLIQYSRARREKTMTERLMNELLDASNGLGAAVKRREDTHKMAESNKAFAHYRW; encoded by the coding sequence ATGCCGCGCAAGGGCCCCGCGCCGCGTCGTCCGCTGGTCGCCGACCCGGTCTACCAGTCGCCGCTGGTCACCCAGCTGGTGAACAAGGTCCTGGTCGACGGCAAGCGCTCGGTCGCCGAGGCGATCGTCTACGGCGCCCTCGAGGGTGCCCGCGCCAAGACCGACACCGACCCGGTGGTCACGCTCAAGCGCGCGCTGGACAACGTGAAGCCGGCCCTCGAGGTCCGCAGCCGCCGTGTCGGTGGCGCCACCTACCAGGTCCCGGTCGAGGTCCGCGCCTCCCGCAGTACCACCCTCGGCCTGCGCTGGCTCATCCAGTACAGCCGGGCGCGCCGCGAGAAGACGATGACCGAGCGCCTCATGAACGAGCTGCTCGACGCCAGCAACGGCCTCGGTGCCGCGGTCAAGCGCCGCGAGGACACCCACAAGATGGCCGAGTCGAACAAGGCCTTCGCGCACTACCGCTGGTAG
- a CDS encoding DNA-directed RNA polymerase subunit beta', whose protein sequence is MLDVNFFDELRIGLATGDDIRQWSHGEVKKPETINYRTLRPEKDGLFCEKIFGPTRDWECYCGKYKRVRFKGIICERCGVEVTRAKVRRERMGHIELAAPVTHIWFFKGVPSRLGYLLDLAPKDLEKIIYFAAYLITSVDDEARHRDLPTIEAEISAEKHNLESRRDADVEARQQKLEADLAELEAEGAKSDVRRKVREGGEREMRQLRDRAQREIDRLEEVLDTFRKLEVKQLIADEGLYRELRDRFGEFFEGGMGAAALQKLLADFDLDAEAASLRDTIRNGKGQRKLRALKRLKVVAAFQQTRNSPMGMVLDCVPVIPPDLRPMVQLDGGRFATSDMNDLYRRVINRNNRLKRLLDLGAPEIIVNNEKRMLQESVDALFDNGRRGRPVTGPGNRPLKSLSDLLKGKQGRFRQNLLGKRVDYSGRSVIVVGPQLKLHQCGLPKQMALELFKPFVMKRLVDLNHAQNIKSAKRMVERARPVVWDVLEEVITEHPVLLNRAPTLHRLGIQAFEPQLVEGKAIQIHPLVCTAFNADFDGDQMAVHLPLSAEAQAEARILMLSSNNILSPADGRPITAPTQDMVLGLYHLTTLVPSRYEADGGQPAAFGSTAEAIMAYDKGALGLQERALIRLDEVFGVDNGKVNEGWEQPEDWTPGAPALVRTSLGRVLFNEALPEDYRFVNYQVPKKELGAIVNDLAERYPKVQVAATLDALKSAGFRWATRSGVTIAIDDVVTPPAKQEILDRHEAEARGIERQYERGVITDAERRGELIEIWTRARAEVSQAMVDNFPTTNPVWVMVNSGARGNMMQISQIAGMRGLVANPKGEIIPRPIKANFREGLSVLEYFISTHGARKGLADTALRTADSGYLTRRLVDVSQDVIIREEDCGTDRGVIMPIATVIDGRLTRDAHVETSVYARSLAADVTAEDGTLVARAGEDLGDVLIGALVDAGVAEVKVRCVLTCESLLGTCATCYGRSLATGKLVDVGEAVGIIAAQSIGEPGTQLTMRTFHTGGVAGEDITHGLPRVVELFEARVPKGKAPIAELAGSVRIEDGEQFRKLTITPDDGSDEVVYDKLSRRSRLRVEDGSHVEVGEQLTEGAVDPHEVLRIMGPREVQLHLVREVQEVYRSQGVSIHDKHIEVIIRQMLKRVTIIDSGATEFLPGALVERTLFETENRRVVAEGGEPASARPVLMGITKASLATESWLSAASFQETTKVLTDAAIQGKSDSLLGLKENVIIGKLIPAGTGISRYRNITVEPTEEARAAVYTMAGYDDGQYYSPDVFGSGSGEAVRLEEYDWRG, encoded by the coding sequence GTGCTCGACGTCAACTTCTTCGACGAGCTCCGCATCGGTCTGGCCACCGGCGACGACATCCGTCAGTGGTCGCACGGTGAGGTGAAGAAGCCCGAGACCATCAACTACCGCACGCTCCGTCCGGAGAAGGACGGTCTCTTCTGCGAGAAGATCTTCGGTCCCACCCGGGACTGGGAGTGCTACTGCGGCAAGTACAAGCGCGTCCGCTTCAAGGGCATCATCTGCGAGCGCTGCGGCGTCGAGGTGACCCGGGCCAAGGTCCGCCGCGAGCGGATGGGCCACATCGAGCTGGCCGCGCCGGTCACCCACATCTGGTTCTTCAAGGGCGTGCCCTCGCGCCTGGGCTACCTGCTCGACCTGGCGCCCAAGGACCTCGAGAAGATCATCTACTTCGCCGCCTACCTGATCACCTCGGTCGACGACGAGGCGCGCCACCGCGACCTCCCGACCATCGAGGCCGAGATCAGCGCGGAGAAGCACAACCTCGAGAGCCGGCGCGACGCCGACGTCGAGGCCCGCCAGCAGAAGCTCGAGGCCGACTTGGCCGAGCTCGAGGCGGAGGGCGCCAAGTCCGACGTCCGCCGCAAGGTGCGCGAGGGCGGCGAGCGCGAGATGCGCCAGCTGCGCGACCGCGCCCAGCGGGAGATCGACCGCCTCGAGGAGGTGCTCGACACCTTCCGCAAGCTCGAGGTCAAGCAGCTCATCGCCGACGAGGGCCTCTACCGGGAGCTGCGCGACCGCTTCGGTGAGTTCTTCGAGGGCGGCATGGGTGCCGCGGCCCTGCAGAAGCTGCTGGCCGACTTCGACCTCGACGCCGAGGCCGCCTCGCTGCGCGACACCATCCGCAACGGCAAGGGCCAGCGCAAGCTGCGGGCCCTCAAGCGGCTCAAGGTCGTCGCGGCGTTCCAGCAGACCCGCAACTCGCCCATGGGCATGGTGCTGGACTGCGTCCCGGTCATCCCGCCGGACCTGCGCCCGATGGTGCAGCTCGACGGTGGCCGCTTCGCCACCAGCGACATGAACGACCTGTACCGCCGCGTGATCAACCGGAACAACCGGCTCAAGCGGCTGCTCGACCTCGGCGCGCCCGAGATCATCGTGAACAACGAGAAGCGGATGCTCCAGGAGTCCGTGGACGCGCTGTTCGACAACGGCCGCCGCGGCCGTCCGGTCACCGGCCCGGGCAACCGTCCGCTGAAGTCCCTGAGCGACCTGCTCAAGGGCAAGCAGGGCCGGTTCCGCCAGAACCTGCTCGGCAAGCGCGTCGACTACTCCGGCCGTTCGGTCATCGTCGTCGGCCCGCAGCTCAAGCTGCACCAGTGCGGCCTGCCCAAGCAGATGGCGCTGGAGCTGTTCAAGCCCTTCGTCATGAAGCGGCTGGTCGACCTCAACCACGCGCAGAACATCAAGAGCGCCAAGCGCATGGTCGAGCGCGCCCGTCCCGTGGTCTGGGACGTGCTCGAGGAGGTCATCACCGAGCACCCGGTGCTGCTCAACCGCGCGCCGACGCTGCACCGCCTGGGCATCCAGGCCTTCGAGCCGCAGCTGGTCGAGGGCAAGGCCATCCAGATCCACCCGCTGGTCTGCACCGCGTTCAACGCCGACTTCGACGGTGACCAGATGGCGGTCCACCTGCCGCTGTCGGCCGAGGCGCAGGCCGAGGCCCGCATCCTCATGCTGTCGAGCAACAACATCCTGAGCCCGGCCGACGGTCGCCCGATCACCGCGCCGACCCAGGACATGGTGCTGGGCCTGTACCACCTGACCACCCTGGTGCCGAGCCGGTACGAGGCCGACGGCGGCCAGCCGGCGGCGTTCGGGTCGACGGCCGAGGCGATCATGGCCTACGACAAGGGTGCGCTGGGTCTGCAGGAGCGGGCGCTGATCCGCCTCGACGAGGTGTTCGGCGTCGACAACGGCAAGGTCAACGAGGGCTGGGAGCAGCCCGAGGACTGGACCCCGGGTGCCCCCGCGCTGGTGCGCACCAGCCTGGGCCGGGTGCTGTTCAACGAGGCCCTGCCCGAGGACTACCGCTTCGTCAACTACCAGGTGCCGAAGAAGGAGCTCGGGGCGATCGTCAACGACCTCGCCGAGCGCTACCCCAAGGTGCAGGTGGCGGCGACGCTGGACGCCCTCAAGTCGGCCGGCTTCCGCTGGGCGACCCGCTCGGGCGTCACGATCGCCATCGACGACGTCGTCACCCCGCCGGCCAAGCAGGAGATCCTCGACCGGCACGAGGCCGAGGCCCGTGGCATCGAGCGGCAGTACGAGCGCGGTGTCATCACCGACGCCGAGCGTCGTGGCGAGCTGATCGAGATCTGGACCCGCGCGCGGGCCGAGGTCAGCCAGGCGATGGTGGACAACTTCCCCACCACCAACCCGGTCTGGGTCATGGTCAACTCGGGCGCCCGAGGCAACATGATGCAGATCAGCCAGATCGCCGGCATGCGCGGCCTGGTGGCCAACCCGAAGGGCGAGATCATCCCGCGGCCGATCAAGGCCAACTTCCGGGAGGGTCTGTCCGTGCTGGAGTACTTCATCTCCACACACGGTGCGCGCAAGGGCCTGGCCGACACGGCGCTGCGGACCGCGGACTCCGGGTACCTCACCCGCCGGCTGGTCGACGTCTCCCAGGACGTCATCATCCGCGAGGAGGACTGCGGCACCGACCGTGGCGTGATCATGCCGATCGCGACCGTGATCGACGGGCGGCTGACCCGGGACGCGCACGTGGAGACCAGCGTCTACGCCCGCTCCCTGGCCGCCGACGTGACGGCCGAGGACGGCACGCTCGTCGCCCGCGCCGGTGAGGACCTCGGTGACGTGCTCATCGGCGCCCTGGTCGACGCCGGTGTCGCCGAGGTCAAGGTCCGCTGCGTCCTGACCTGCGAGTCCCTGCTGGGCACCTGCGCGACCTGCTACGGCCGGTCGCTGGCCACCGGCAAGCTCGTCGACGTCGGCGAGGCGGTCGGCATCATCGCCGCCCAGTCGATCGGTGAGCCCGGCACCCAGCTGACGATGCGCACCTTCCACACCGGTGGTGTCGCGGGTGAGGACATCACCCACGGTCTGCCGCGTGTGGTGGAGCTCTTCGAGGCCCGCGTCCCCAAGGGCAAGGCCCCGATCGCCGAGCTGGCCGGCTCCGTCCGGATCGAGGACGGCGAGCAGTTCCGGAAGCTGACCATCACCCCGGACGACGGCTCCGACGAGGTCGTCTACGACAAGCTGTCGCGCCGGTCGCGGCTGCGGGTCGAGGACGGCTCGCACGTCGAGGTCGGCGAGCAGCTCACCGAGGGTGCGGTGGACCCGCACGAGGTGCTGCGGATCATGGGCCCGCGCGAGGTGCAGCTGCACCTCGTCCGCGAGGTCCAGGAGGTCTACCGCAGCCAGGGCGTGTCGATCCACGACAAGCACATCGAGGTGATCATCCGCCAGATGCTCAAGCGGGTGACCATCATCGACTCGGGCGCCACGGAGTTCCTCCCCGGTGCGCTGGTCGAGCGGACGCTGTTCGAGACCGAGAACCGCCGCGTCGTCGCCGAGGGCGGCGAGCCGGCCTCGGCCCGTCCGGTGCTCATGGGCATCACCAAGGCCTCGCTCGCGACCGAGTCGTGGCTGTCGGCCGCCTCCTTCCAGGAGACGACCAAGGTGCTCACCGACGCCGCGATCCAGGGCAAGAGCGACAGCCTGCTCGGCCTCAAGGAGAACGTGATCATCGGCAAGCTGATCCCGGCGGGTACGGGCATCAGCCGCTACCGGAACATCACGGTCGAGCCGACCGAGGAGGCCCGCGCCGCCGTCTACACGATGGCCGGGTACGACGACGGGCAGTACTACAGCCCGGACGTGTTCGGGTCGGGCTCCGGTGAGGCCGTGCGCCTCGAGGAGTACGACTGGCGGGGCTGA
- the rpoB gene encoding DNA-directed RNA polymerase subunit beta has product MAGSRPTSISPSTTESGGFGQQNQTPQAGPRTGEADQQKIPGAPLRVSFAKISEPLEVPDLLALQTASFDWLVGSPEWRATLSPEEQASAVGGLAEILEEISPIEDFSGSMSLSFSNPRFEDVKASLEECKDKDMTYAAPLFVTAEFMNNTTGEIKSQTVFMGDFPIMTNKGTFVINGTERVVVSQLVRSPGVYFDKTLDKTSDKDVFSAKVIPSRGAWLEFDVDKRDTVGVRIDRKRRQPVTVLLKALGWTEDRIREHFQWSPTVLATLEKDHIAGQDEALLDIYRKLRPGEPPTRESAQALLENLFFNPKRYDLAKVGRYKVNKKLGVEVPQPTSTLTEDDIVATIEYVVRLHAGEPDHGVDDIDHFGNRRLRTVGELIQNQIRVGLSRMERVVRERMTTQDVEAITPQTLINIRPVVASIKEFFGTSQLSQFMDQTNPLAGLTHKRRLSALGPGGLSRERAGMEVRDVHPSHYGRMCPIETPEGPNIGLIGSLSAYGRVNAFGFIETPYRRVENGTVTDQIDYLTADEEDRFVVAQANSPLDAQGRFAEDRVLVRTKGGEVDYLAPENVDYMDVSPRQMTSVATAMIPFLEHDDANRALMGANMQRQAVPLLRSEAPLVGTGMELRAAVDAGDVVVAEKAGVVEDSTADYVTVMADDGTRQTYRLLKFRRSNQGTSINQTPVVDEGQRVEVGQVIADGPCTDQGEMALGKNLLVAFMPWEGHNYEDAIILSQRLVQDDVLSSIHIEEFEVDARDTKLGAEEITRDIPNVSEEVLADLDERGIIRIGAEVVPGDILVGKVTPKGETELTPEERLLRAIFGEKAREVRDTSLKVKHGESGKVIGVRVFSREDGDELPAGVNELIRVYVAQMRKISDGDKLAGRHGNKGVIAKILPQEDMPFLEDGTPVDIVLNPLGVPGRMNVGQVLETHLGWIAKSGWQVEGTPEWAANLPEPARQAQPGTRTATPVFDGAREEEIIGLLGSTIPNRDGNRMVQETGKARLFDGRSGEPFPEAISVGYVYILKLLHLVDDKIHARSTGPYSMITQQPLGGKAQFGGQRFGEMECWAMQAYGAAYALQELLTIKSDDILGRVKVYEAIVKGENIPEPGIPESFKVLLKELQSLCLNVEVLSGDGQAIELRDTDDEVFRAAEELGIDLSRREPSSVEDV; this is encoded by the coding sequence TTGGCAGGCTCTCGCCCCACCAGCATCTCCCCCAGCACCACCGAGTCCGGCGGCTTCGGCCAGCAGAACCAGACTCCCCAGGCCGGCCCCCGCACCGGAGAGGCCGACCAGCAGAAGATCCCCGGGGCTCCGCTCCGGGTCTCGTTCGCGAAGATCTCCGAGCCCCTCGAGGTGCCGGACCTGCTCGCCCTGCAGACCGCGTCCTTCGACTGGCTGGTCGGCAGCCCCGAGTGGCGCGCCACCCTCTCGCCCGAGGAGCAGGCCTCTGCCGTCGGCGGCCTGGCCGAGATCCTCGAGGAGATCTCCCCGATCGAGGACTTCAGCGGCTCGATGTCGCTGTCCTTCTCCAACCCGCGCTTCGAGGACGTCAAGGCGTCCCTCGAGGAGTGCAAGGACAAGGACATGACCTACGCGGCCCCGCTGTTCGTCACCGCCGAGTTCATGAACAACACCACCGGCGAGATCAAGAGCCAGACGGTGTTCATGGGCGACTTCCCGATCATGACGAACAAGGGCACGTTCGTCATCAACGGCACCGAGCGCGTCGTGGTCTCGCAGCTGGTCCGCAGCCCCGGCGTCTACTTCGACAAGACCCTGGACAAGACCTCCGACAAGGACGTCTTCAGCGCCAAGGTGATCCCCAGCCGTGGTGCGTGGCTGGAGTTCGACGTCGACAAGCGCGACACCGTCGGCGTCCGGATCGACCGCAAGCGCCGCCAGCCGGTCACCGTGCTGCTCAAGGCGCTGGGCTGGACCGAGGACCGCATCCGCGAGCACTTCCAGTGGTCGCCCACCGTCCTCGCCACCCTGGAGAAGGACCACATCGCCGGGCAGGACGAGGCGCTGCTCGACATCTACCGCAAGCTGCGGCCGGGCGAGCCGCCGACGCGGGAGAGCGCCCAGGCGCTGCTGGAGAACCTCTTCTTCAACCCGAAGCGCTACGACCTCGCCAAGGTCGGCCGCTACAAGGTCAACAAGAAGCTCGGCGTCGAGGTGCCCCAGCCGACCTCCACGCTGACCGAGGACGACATCGTCGCCACCATCGAGTACGTCGTGCGGCTGCACGCCGGCGAGCCCGACCACGGCGTCGACGACATCGACCACTTCGGCAACCGCCGCCTGCGCACCGTCGGCGAGCTGATCCAGAACCAGATCCGGGTCGGCCTCTCCCGCATGGAGCGCGTCGTCCGCGAGCGGATGACGACCCAGGACGTCGAGGCGATCACGCCGCAGACCCTGATCAACATCCGGCCGGTCGTCGCCTCCATCAAGGAGTTCTTCGGCACCAGCCAGCTCTCGCAGTTCATGGACCAGACCAACCCGCTCGCGGGCCTGACCCACAAGCGCCGCCTGTCGGCGCTGGGCCCGGGTGGTCTGTCCCGGGAGCGGGCCGGCATGGAGGTCCGCGACGTGCACCCCAGCCACTACGGCCGGATGTGCCCGATCGAGACGCCGGAAGGCCCGAACATCGGCCTGATCGGTTCGCTGTCGGCCTACGGGCGGGTCAACGCCTTCGGCTTCATCGAGACCCCCTACCGGCGGGTCGAGAACGGCACGGTCACCGACCAGATCGACTACCTGACCGCCGACGAGGAGGACCGCTTCGTCGTCGCCCAGGCCAACTCGCCGCTGGACGCGCAGGGCCGGTTCGCCGAGGACCGCGTCCTGGTCCGCACCAAGGGCGGTGAGGTCGACTACCTCGCTCCCGAGAACGTCGACTACATGGACGTCTCGCCGCGGCAGATGACCTCGGTCGCGACGGCGATGATCCCGTTCCTCGAGCACGACGACGCCAACCGCGCGCTCATGGGCGCGAACATGCAGCGCCAGGCCGTCCCGCTGCTGCGCAGCGAGGCGCCGCTGGTCGGCACCGGCATGGAGCTGCGGGCCGCCGTCGACGCCGGCGACGTCGTCGTGGCGGAGAAGGCCGGTGTGGTCGAGGACTCCACCGCCGACTACGTCACCGTCATGGCCGACGACGGCACGCGGCAGACCTACCGGCTGCTGAAGTTCCGCCGCTCGAACCAGGGCACCTCGATCAACCAGACCCCCGTCGTCGACGAGGGCCAGCGGGTCGAGGTCGGCCAGGTCATCGCTGACGGGCCGTGCACCGACCAGGGTGAGATGGCGCTGGGCAAGAACCTGCTCGTCGCCTTCATGCCGTGGGAGGGCCACAACTACGAGGACGCGATCATCCTGTCGCAGCGCCTCGTGCAGGACGACGTCCTGTCCTCGATCCACATCGAGGAGTTCGAGGTCGACGCCCGCGACACCAAGCTCGGCGCCGAGGAGATCACCCGGGACATCCCGAACGTCTCCGAGGAGGTCCTCGCCGACCTCGACGAGCGCGGCATCATCCGCATCGGTGCCGAGGTCGTCCCCGGCGACATCCTCGTCGGCAAGGTCACGCCCAAGGGCGAGACCGAGCTGACCCCCGAGGAGCGGCTGCTGCGGGCGATCTTCGGTGAGAAGGCCCGCGAGGTCCGCGACACCAGCCTCAAGGTCAAGCACGGTGAGTCCGGGAAGGTCATCGGCGTCCGCGTCTTCTCGCGCGAGGACGGCGACGAGCTGCCTGCCGGCGTCAACGAGCTGATCCGGGTCTACGTCGCCCAGATGCGCAAGATCTCCGACGGCGACAAGCTCGCCGGGCGCCACGGCAACAAGGGCGTCATCGCGAAGATCCTGCCGCAGGAGGACATGCCGTTCCTCGAGGACGGCACCCCGGTGGACATCGTCCTCAACCCGCTCGGCGTCCCCGGCCGGATGAACGTCGGCCAGGTCCTGGAGACCCACCTCGGGTGGATCGCCAAGTCCGGCTGGCAGGTCGAGGGCACCCCGGAGTGGGCGGCCAACCTGCCCGAGCCGGCGCGCCAGGCGCAGCCGGGCACCCGGACCGCGACGCCGGTGTTCGACGGCGCCCGCGAGGAGGAGATCATCGGCCTGCTCGGCTCGACGATCCCCAACCGCGACGGCAACCGGATGGTGCAGGAGACCGGCAAGGCGCGGCTGTTCGACGGCCGCTCCGGGGAGCCCTTCCCCGAGGCGATCTCGGTCGGCTACGTCTACATCCTGAAGCTGCTGCACCTGGTCGACGACAAGATCCACGCCCGGTCGACCGGCCCGTACTCGATGATCACGCAGCAGCCGCTGGGTGGTAAGGCGCAGTTCGGTGGCCAGCGCTTCGGTGAGATGGAGTGCTGGGCGATGCAGGCCTACGGCGCGGCCTACGCGCTGCAGGAGCTGCTGACCATCAAGTCCGACGACATCCTCGGCCGCGTCAAGGTCTACGAGGCCATCGTCAAGGGCGAGAACATCCCCGAGCCGGGCATCCCCGAGTCGTTCAAGGTGTTGCTCAAGGAGCTGCAGTCGCTCTGCCTCAACGTCGAGGTGCTGTCCGGCGACGGGCAGGCGATCGAGCTGCGCGACACCGACGACGAGGTGTTCCGGGCCGCGGAGGAGCTGGGCATCGACCTGTCCCGCCGCGAGCCCTCCAGCGTCGAGGACGTGTGA